The Desulfobulbus propionicus DSM 2032 DNA segment GCGCGGTTGACCAGGTCACCGGCCTTGATCCGACCGGTCAAATCCTTGCTGACCATGGCCAAGAGCGCCGCCTTGCCCTCGAATTCACCGCCGAGAACAATGATGCCGCTCTGCATCCGGTCGCGGATCTTATCGCCGATCTCGCGCAGGGTTTTAGGGGAATCGAGCGGCACCCGGCTGGCCACGACCCGCATGCCGTCCAGTTCGATGCTGGATGCCAGGAGTTGGTCGAGATCCGACAGGGCCATGGAGGCGTTGAGAGCGGCAATCTGCTTCTCCAACTCTTTATGCCGCTTGAGCAACCCCTGGATCTTGTCGACCGCGCCGTCGAGCGGCCCGGAGAGCACCGCGCTGATCGCGTTCGCCTGCCGGGCCAGTTCCTGCACCCAGTGGATTGCGCCCGCCCCGGTGACCGCCTCGATCCGGCGCACGCCGGCGGCGATACCGGTTTCCATCACGATCTTGAACAGCCCGATATCGCCGGTCATGCGGGCATGGGTGCCGCCGCACAACTCCTTGCTGAAGTCGCCGATGCGCACCACGCGTACCTCTTCGCCGTACTTCTCGCCGAACAGGGCGGTGGCGCCTTCGGCAATGGCCTGCTCGCGGCCAAGCAGAGTGGTGTCCACCGGCGTGTTGCGGCGGATCTGGGCATTGACCAACTGCTCGATGGTGCAGATCTCCCCATGGGTCAGGGGAGAGAAATGGGTGAAGTCAAAGCGCAGCCGGTTGTGATCCACTGCGGAACCGGCCTGCTTGACATGGTCGCCCAGGACCTTTTTCATCGCCGCTTGCAGCAGATGGGTGGCGGTGTGGTTAAGGGCGGTATCGGTGCGCCGGTCGGCCACCTGCAACTCAACCCGGGTGCCGGTGGTCAGGGTACCCTGGGCGATCTGGCCTTCGTGGAGGATCAAGCCCTCGACCGGGGCCAGGGTCTTGCTGACCACGAACCGGCCATCCTCCCAGGTGATCTCGCCCTGATCGCCGATCTGACCGCCCGACTCAGCATAGAAGGGGGTTTGAGCACAGAACAGGCGCAGGGTCTCGCCGGCCTTGGCCTCATGCACCAACTGTCCGGACGCGTTGACGATGCCCTCGACGGTCGACACCCCATGGGTGGTGGCGTAGCCAATGAATTCGGCCTTCAGCCCCCTGCTGCCCAGCTCGATGATACCGGCTTCGAGGTGATCGACATCGCTGCCCTTCCATGACTTGCGCGACTGTTCGCGCTGCTGTTCCATGGCTTGGGCAAAACCGGGCTCATCGAAGGCGATCCCCTTTTCGATGGCGATATCACGGACAATATCCACTGGAAAGCCGTAGGTGTCGTAGAGCTTGAAGATGAAGTCGCCGTGAATGACGGCTCGCTCGCCCTCGGCTTTCTTCAACCGCCGGATCTCCTGCTCGAGCTTGTTGAGGCCGTGATCAAGGGTTTCGCCAAACCGCTGCTCCTCATTGGTCACCACCTTGGCCAGCAGTTCGCGGGTATCGCCCAGATGGGGATAGGCATGGACCATCAACTCGGTGACCAGGGCGCAGACCCCGGGAAAAAACGAACTCAACCCCAGCGCGCGGCCGTAGCGGATGGCGCGGCGCATGATCCGGCGCAGCACGTAGCCCCGCCCCTCGTTGGAGGGCAGCACCCCGTCGGCGACCAGGAAGGTGGTGGCCCGGGCATGGTCGGCAATGACCCGCATGGAAACATCGTCTGCCCGGTTTTCATGATATTTTTTCCCAGCCAGGGCGGCCACATGGTCGATGATCGGGGTGAACAGATCGCAGTCGAAGTTGTTGAACTTGCCCTGGAGCACGGCAGCCACCCGTTCCAGGCCCATGCCGGTGTCGATCGACGGCTTGGGTAAGGGGGTCATGGTGCCGTGTTCGTCGCGGTAGAACTGCATGAACACCAGGTTCCACAGTTCGAGGAAGCGATCGCAGTCGCAGCCCAGGGCGCAATCCGGACGACCGCAGCCCACCTCGGCCCCCTGGTCGATGTGAATCTCGGAGCAGGGACCGCAGGGGCCGGTATCGCCCATGGCCCAAAAATTGTCTTTCTCGCCCATGCGGACGATGCGGCCCTTGGGCAGGTCTTCGATCCGCTCCCACAGTCGATAGGCCTCGTCGTCGTCATTGTAGACCGAAACCCAAAGCTTGTTCGGATCAAGCCCCAGCTTTTTGGTGAGAAACTCCCAGGCATAGGCGATGGCGTCCTTCTTGAAATAATCGCCAAAGGAGAAGTTGCCCAGCATCTCGAAGAAGGTGTGGTGGCGGGCTGTATAGCCGACGTTTTCCAGGTCGTTGTGCTTGCCGCCGGCACGGACGCTGCTCTGGGCGGTGGTGGCGCGCACATAGGGGCGGGTCTCCTCGCCCATAAACACCTTCTTGAACTGCACCATGCCCGAGTTGGTGAACAGCAGGGTGGGATCGTCGTGGGGGACCAGCGAGGAGGCGGCAACCCTGGTGTGACCTTTGCTCTCAAAAAATTCCAGAAAACATGCGCGAATTTCGTTACCGGTCATTGTGTTGTCATGGCTTGATTTTTTCAGGGAGAATCCACACCGGGACCACTGACGGGCAGCCGCTTGCCACCCGCTGTGCCCGCCAAGAGGAGAAACACTCCAGGGCAAGCAGGCGAGGTGCCCACAGCAGAGCTGACCATGATACCATGAAATCAGCCGTTGCAAAGAAAAAATGACACCAGGAGTCCCTGATAAAAAAAGGCGGGATGCCATGCATCCCGCCTGTCCATTTCCCTGCGACCATGCCGACTGCTGGCGGCGGCGCGCGTGGAACAACCGATGGGGCTGATCACCCCATCTGCTTCTTGGTATCGACCAGCTGCTCGACCACAGTCGGGTCGGCCAGGGTGGAGGTATCGCCGAAATCGGCAAAATCGTTGGCCGCGATCTTGCGCAAAATACGGCGCATGATCTTGCCGGAGCGGGTCTTGGGCAGACCGGGCGCCCACTGGATCACATCCGGGGTGGCGATCGGACCGATCTCCTTGCGCACATGCTGGCGCAGCTCGTTGCGCAGCTCCTCGCTCTCCTCGGCCCAGCTCATCAGGGTGACGTAGGCGAAAATCGCCTGCCCCTTGACCGGATGCGGCATGCCGACCGCCGCAGCCTCGGCTACCGCCTCGTGGGCCACTAGGGCGGACTCGATCTCGGCCGTGCCCAACCGGTGTCCGGACACGTTGATGACGTCGTCCAGCCGGCCCATGATCCAGAAATAGCCGTCCTCGTCGCGGCGGGCGCCGTCTTCCGGATCATAGGTATCCGGGTAGCGGTTGAAGTAGGCCTTCTTGTAGCGTTCGGGGTTGCCGAACACGCCGCGCAGCATGCCCGGCCAGGGTTTGCGGATGACCAAATGGCCGCCCTCGTTGGGGCTGGCCTCCTTGCCTTCCTCGTTGTAGATGGCCGCGTCGATGCCCGGCAGCGGCAGGGTGGCCGAACCGGGTTTAAGCGGGGTCACGTAGGGCAAGGCCGAGATCATGATACCGCCGGTCTCGGTCTGCCACCAGGTATCGACGATGGGCAGTTTCTCCTTGCCGATGTTGATGAAATACCACATCCAGGCCTCGGGGTTGATCGGCTCGCCCACGGAACCGAGGATGCGCAGGCTGGACAGATCCCATCGCTGGGTCGGCTCGACCCCTTCCCGCATCAGGGCGCGGATGGCGGTCGGCGCGGTGTAGAAGATGTTGACCTTGAACTTCTCGACGATCCGCCAGAACCGGTCCGGTCCCGGATAGTTGGGCACGCCCTCGAACATCAGCGCCGTGGCGCCCAGCCCCAGCGGTCCGTAGAGAATGTAGCTGTGGCCGGTGATCCAACCGAGGTCGGCGGTACACCAGTAGACGTCGTTGTCCTTGAGATCGAAGACCCATTGGGCGGTGTGCATGGCGTAGGTCAAGTAGCCGCCGGTGGTGTGAACCACGCCCTTGGGTTTTCCGGTGGAGCCGGAGGTGTAGAGGATGAACAACATGTCCTCGGCATCCATGGACTCGGGCTCACAATACGAGGAAATGTCTTTGGCGTGTATTTCCCGGTGCCACCAGCAGTCACGACCTTCTTTCATCTCAATCTCGTTGCCGGCCCGGCGGACAACGATGCAGGTCTCGACACTCGGGCAGGTTTCCAGGGCTTCGTCCGCGTTGGGCTTGAGCGGGATGGCCTTGCCGCCACGGAGCACCGCATCGGCGGTGATCAACACCTTGGCGTGGCAGTCCTCGATGCGGCTCTGCAGAGCCACGGCGGAAAAACCGCCAAAAACCACCGAATGCACGGCGCCGAGGCGGGCGCAGGCCAGCAGCGAAATCGCCAACTCGGGGACCATGGGCAGGTAGATGGCCACCCGGTCGCCCTTCTTCACTCCCTTCTTTTTCAGTACATTGGCGAATCGACAGACCTCGTCGTGGAGCATCTGGTAGGTATAGACGCGGACATCCTCTTCCGGCTCGCCCTGCCAGATGATCGCGGCCTTGTTACGCCGGCCGTCGGTCAGATGACGATCGAGGCAATTGACGGAGAGGTTGAGCTTGCCGCCGACAAACCACTTGACCTCGGGAATGGACAGATCGTATTCGAGCACCTTGTCCCATTTCTTATCCCAGGTGACCAGCTCTTCGGCACGCTTGGCCCAAAACCCCTCGGGATCTTCCATGGAGTGGGCATAGGCCTGTTTGTACTCCTCCATCGATTTGACCCAGGCTTGGGCACTTCCCTCTTCCGGCGGCTGGAATACTTTGCCTTCGGCCAACAGACTGGTGATTTTATCTTCCATTGCACTCATAACACGCTCCCCCTCAACAAAAAAACCGCTTGTTCCATGTTACCCATGCCTCCCGCGTCTCAACCCCTCCGCAGGCAGCCATGGCCAGCCAACTCGGAACACTGGACCGCGCCGTCAGCCTTTTCTTCGGCAAAAGCCTGCCACCAAGGACAACTTCTGCTGTTCGATCTGGTACTGAGGTTTTCGGCTCAGAACTCCTAGTTTGAATATGTACAGGAGATTTGCAAAAAAAGAAAACGATTCCCGCGTGAAACCGCTGTCAATGTGCATTTTCCCGCGAAAGAGACTCACTATTGACAAAAAGCGGCCCGTTCCATCAGCAGAATCGAGAATTGGAATCAATTTCCTTGCGGTTTCAAGGAGCTGCGCACTTTGCCATCTTGCTTGTTTGCACAGTATGACCAATATAGTATTGATAACGAAATACCCGCACGCGTGACCACCGGCCGCTCGGTGATGACGCATGCACGACAATCTGACAACAAACGGTCACGCACCGTTCTGGCCAGGCGCTCTGCCTGAAATCCACCCTTGGAGGTTTTGATGATCATCACCGACTGGATTCACGCGATTGCTGGATTTTTCATCCTGATCAGCCTGGCACTGGGCGTTGACAGCCCGAACAACCCCCTGTTCGTCAGCCGGTATTGGTTGCTGCTCACCGCTTTTGTCGGTGCCAACCTGTTGCAGTTCGGCTTCAGCAAATTCTGCCCACTGGGGCTGATCCTGAAAAAATTGGGCGTCCCGGAACAACGGTAGCTCGCGTGCCGGTTCCGCCGTTTCCATCATTGCCCTGTCGCGCCTCGGTGCCGCCTTAACCGGGACAGGCAGAGCAAGGAGACAAGGAGCAGGCCGATAACCAGGTACCACGGAAAATAGCCCATGGTCAGACGGAAGGCCTGATCCTCGATACGCGCTGCCGGCCACTCGGGATGTAACAGCGCCGTGGTGTCGCGCAACCGTTGCATTAGCCCGGCAAAAACCAGGCCGATGCCCCCATAGGCGGCGTTGAAGGCCAGCCCCTTGAAGCTCAGCACCGTGGCGCGTTGATGCGACTCGGCAATCTCGTTGAGATAATGGCTGGTGAAAAAGCTGGTCAGGGTGAGGGCGACGAACACCGCAACCATCGGCAACACCCCCAGATAGGGGACGAATACCGTCAAACCGCCCAGCACCACCAGGGAACCGCCGCCAAGCAGGAGCAAATTCCTGGCAGGAGAAAACCGTTCGACCATCCCCCGCGCCAGGCGTGGCACGAACAGGCCAAGCACCGCCACCAGCGAACCGATCAGGCCGAAACTGGCCTCCGGCAGATCTATCAGGCGATAATACTTGCTGGTGAGAGTGACGATCAGCCGCAGGGTATGATCAATGGTCATGGCGTAGAGAATGATCGCCAGGGCCAGGGGGGTGTGCACAATCCATCCGCCGGCGCGCACCGTCAGCCGCGAAAGCTCCCAGAGCGCTGCCAGGGACGACACGCTTTGCGACCGGCGCGTTCGCCCCGCCGAATCCCGCATCCGCAGGGTCACCGCCAGCGCCAGTAGGCCAAAGATCAGGGTGAGATACACCGGGTAGCGCATGGTCATCTGCTGGGTCACGTTCCCGCCCCAGCCCACCCACCCCAGTATCCGATTGACCATGCCGGGATCGTAGACCACCGCGCCAAGGGTCATGGCAAACATATAGCCGATGCTCTGGGCCCGCATCTGCACCTCGAGCACCCGGGGCCATTCGCCAGCCAAGCCATGAGCCGCCAGGGTGTCATAGGCCAAGGCCTCGTCGGCGCCGCTGGCCAGGGCCTCGGCCAGGCCGCTGAGTATCCGGTTGGCGAGAAAGGCGAGAAAAATACCTTGCGGGTTGCCGAGCGGCACAAAGGCGAGCAGCGCCATCTCGGCGATCATCAGGCCCGAGGTGGTCACCAACAGTCGTTTCCGGCCCAGCAAATCGGCCAGCGCCCCGGAAGGAACCTCGGCAAGGACAATGGTGAAGGCCCACACGGTGTTGAGCAGGGCAAACTGCTCCAGGCTCAGTCCGTAATCAAGGAAGAGGATGGTGAACACCGGATAATAGAATCGAGCATTGAACAGAACGCGGAACATCACGAACAAACGGATATTGGGCAGGGCGAGCGGCGATCTGTTCATCGGTCGACCCCGTTGCCGCCAACCGCCTCTCGCGCCGCGCTCCCCAGCCCTTCCCGGCCAACAGGCAATTGCATTGGACTCTTCCTCCGTGATCCTTTATAGTTAAAAACAGTTCTCTTCACGCGACAACCACGCTCGCTTCCATGCAACCGCCAGGGCCGGAACCCACAGGAACATGACACTGCGATCGAGAATTTTTCTTGCCTATACAGTGTTTTTTCTCGTTCCGCTCTGTGTCGTGTTCGGCGGTGGCGGCTACCTGATAGCCTCCGCCCTCACCCACCGGGAGGAAGCGCGAGCGCAGGCCGACATGACCGTTGTCCGCCAGCTGGCGGAAACCGCCACCCAAACCGTTTTCACTCACACCCTGCGGACCACGGCCGAAAACATCCGCCTTGTTTGCCAAACGCTGTTCCACCAACATCAATCAGGAAGGTTGACCCTGGACGAGGCCCAGCGGCTTGCGCTCGAGGCACTGGCGGCGCAGCGCGTCGGCCAGCAGGGCACGGTGCTCTGCATCGACAGCCAGGGCATGCTCCTGCGGCATCCCGACACGACCAGGATCCGCACCCGCCTGGATGCCGCTGTTTTCAGTCGGCTGCAACAGCTGACCGCCGACGGCTACCTGGAGCACCAGCCCGGCGGTCAACCGCCGACAGCCCTTTACCGGGCCGCTTTCCCGCCCTGGGGCTGGACCATCCTCGCCACCTGCGAACTGGGGGAGCGGCAGCGGATGCTGCCCCAGATCCTTGCCGCCGGCACACCCGCCACGGCCTTGCCGGTCGACGGCCGCCAATCGTTCCTCCTCTCGCCGAGCGGTGTATTCTGGCCGCCTCTCTTCCCCGAAGCCGCACCCACGCCGGAGCAGCGGCAAGCCCTCCTGTCCTTGGCCGAAACCATGCGTCGCCAACAAAACGGCCGGATTACCTGGACACCGCCAACAGCTCTCCAGGGCGAAGAGAAAACAATCCTCTTCCGCCACCAGCCCGACAACGACCTGCTCGCCGGCGTTGTTGTTCCGAGCGCGGCGTTGCGAGAACCGTTCGCCCAGTTCCGCCGCCTCGCGCTCTTTTTTCTGCTGCCGCTCGCGTTGGTAGCCCTCGGCCTGGCCCACTTGCTCGCCCGGCGACTTGCCGCGCCGCTTCGGCAGCTGGCCCGCGACCTGGACGCCAACGATCAAGACCAGCCCCCGCCATCCGCCGCCGACGAAAGCACCGACGAGCTGGCCCACATCGTCATGGCCTGCGCGCGACTGCAGGCAGCCCTCGAACACCACCGCCGTCAGCTGGTCGAGGAACAAGAGGCCTGCATCCTTGTGCAACGGCAGCTGCATCAGGAAATAGCCAGCCGCAAGGAGATGGAACAAAAGCTGCTGGCCGAGAACGCCACCCGCAAAAGCGCCGAAAACTACCTGCAGCTGTTCAAAAGCATCTTCGACAACGCCATCGAGGGCATCTACATCACCGACCCCGAGGGACGCATCCTGACCGTCAACCAATCGTTCTGCAAGATCACCGGATACCAGGATGCGGAAGTGATCGGCCGCAATCCGAGCATGCTCGGCTACGGCGATCAGGGCAAGGCATTCTACCAGGGCATGTGGCGCAACCTCCGCACCATGGGCGCCTGGTCGGGCGAAGTGTGGAATCAGCGCAAGGACGGCACCGTCTGCCCGCAATGGCTCTCGATCAGCGTCATCCGAAACGATCAGCAGCAGATCACCCATTATTTCGCCTTTTTCCACGACATCACCGAACTCAAGCGCCGGGAAAAGCAGATCTCGATCATGGCCTACAGCGACGCCCTGACCAAGCTGCCCAACCGGGCGGCGCTGGAACGCCGCCTGACCAAGGCCATTGCCCGGGCCAGCCGCAACCACCTCAACTTGGCGGTGTTCTTTATCGACCTGGACAATTTTAAAAATATCAACGACACCCTGGGCCATGACAAGGGCGACCAGGTCCTGATCGAGGTGGCCGATCGTCTGTCCGGAACCATCCGCAGCGAGGACACCCTGTCGCGGCTGGGTGGCGACGAATTCATCCTGCTGAGCGAAAGCATCGACAACGAGCAGGCGGTCTACACCCTGGCCAGCCGCATCCTGGCCTCGCTCAAGCAGCCGATCCAGCTCACGCCCCACACCATCTACATCAACGCCAGCATCGGTATCGCCCTTTTCCCCGAGGACGGCCAAACCACCCAGGAACTGATCAAAAACGCCGACATGGCCATGTACAAGGCCAAGAGCGAAGGCAAGAACACCTTTGTCCTGTTCACCCGGGAGATGAACGAAAAGCTGCTCAACCGGGTCCGCACCGAAAATGCCATCCGCGCCGGACTGAAAAAACGGGAGTTCTCAGTCTTCTATCAGCCGAAAATCGATCTCGCCAGTGAACGGCCCACCTCGTTCGAGGCCCTGGCCCGCTGGCACCGCAACGGCGTCGTCATCGGCCCGGACCAGTTCATCCCCATCGCCGAGGAATCGGGCCTGATCGACGAGATGAGCCTCTACGTCCTGGACGAGGTCTGCCTGTTCCTCGGCAAGCTGCAGGGCCACAACCTACGCATGCTGCCGATCAGCGTCAACATGTCGCCCCGGACCTTCAACAACGTGCAGATCGTCGAAACCATCGACGCCATCCTCGGCTCGCACCACATCGATCACCGGCTGATCGAGTTCGAGATCACCGAGACCACGGCCATGAAGGACGTCCAGCACACCCTGGCCACCATGCACCGTTTCCGCCAGCGGGGCATCCGTTTTTCGATCGATGATTTCGGCACCGGCTACTCCTCGCTCAGCCATCTCAGCGAAATGCCGGTGTCGACCCTGAAAATTGACAAGCGGTTCATCGGCGCCGATGACCCCAACAGCCGCAGCATCGTCTCCACCATCACCGCCATGTCCAAGCAGATGCAGCTCAAGGTGGTGGCCGAGGGCGTGGAAACCAGCAATCAATTGCAGTGGCTGCGACAAATCGGTTGCAATGAGGTGCAGGGGTTTTATTATTCCCGGCCGATGCCCGAGGAGGAAACCCTGCACTACCTGCAGCTCCGCGCCGACTCACCGTCCCAGGATACCACAGCCGTCCAGTCCGTCACCATCCATTAGCCGCATGTCCCTTACCACTCGTTCCGTCCCTGTTGCCGCCGCGATGACGGTCTGTCCCGATTGCGGCCTGATCCTGCGCTCACCCAGGCTGCGCCCCCATCTGGTGGCGGTCTGCCCGCGCTGCGCCCAGGCGCTGCGCCGCTACAGGCACAATCCTGTCCAGAAGGGGCTGGCCCTGAGCCTGACCGGCCTGCTGCTCTATCTGCCGGCCAACCTGCTGCCGCTGATGACCTTCTCGGTGCTCGGCATCGAGAGCCGCGGCTCCATTGTCCAGGCCTGCGGACACATGTTCGCCTCCGGCCAGTCTTTCATCGGCCTGATCGTGGCCCTGACCACCCTGGTCTTTCCGCTGGCCATTCTCTCCGGGCTGCTGCTGATCACCCTGGGGCTGTCGCGACAGCGCAAGGCGGCCTGGATGCCGGCCCTGTTCCGCAGCTATCACCATCTGACCGAGTGGGCGATGACCGATGTCTTTCTTGTCGGGGTGCTGATCACGATCATCAAGATGTCCCACATGGCCGCC contains these protein-coding regions:
- the acs gene encoding acetate--CoA ligase, with protein sequence MSAMEDKITSLLAEGKVFQPPEEGSAQAWVKSMEEYKQAYAHSMEDPEGFWAKRAEELVTWDKKWDKVLEYDLSIPEVKWFVGGKLNLSVNCLDRHLTDGRRNKAAIIWQGEPEEDVRVYTYQMLHDEVCRFANVLKKKGVKKGDRVAIYLPMVPELAISLLACARLGAVHSVVFGGFSAVALQSRIEDCHAKVLITADAVLRGGKAIPLKPNADEALETCPSVETCIVVRRAGNEIEMKEGRDCWWHREIHAKDISSYCEPESMDAEDMLFILYTSGSTGKPKGVVHTTGGYLTYAMHTAQWVFDLKDNDVYWCTADLGWITGHSYILYGPLGLGATALMFEGVPNYPGPDRFWRIVEKFKVNIFYTAPTAIRALMREGVEPTQRWDLSSLRILGSVGEPINPEAWMWYFINIGKEKLPIVDTWWQTETGGIMISALPYVTPLKPGSATLPLPGIDAAIYNEEGKEASPNEGGHLVIRKPWPGMLRGVFGNPERYKKAYFNRYPDTYDPEDGARRDEDGYFWIMGRLDDVINVSGHRLGTAEIESALVAHEAVAEAAAVGMPHPVKGQAIFAYVTLMSWAEESEELRNELRQHVRKEIGPIATPDVIQWAPGLPKTRSGKIMRRILRKIAANDFADFGDTSTLADPTVVEQLVDTKKQMG
- the alaS gene encoding alanine--tRNA ligase, with translation MTGNEIRACFLEFFESKGHTRVAASSLVPHDDPTLLFTNSGMVQFKKVFMGEETRPYVRATTAQSSVRAGGKHNDLENVGYTARHHTFFEMLGNFSFGDYFKKDAIAYAWEFLTKKLGLDPNKLWVSVYNDDDEAYRLWERIEDLPKGRIVRMGEKDNFWAMGDTGPCGPCSEIHIDQGAEVGCGRPDCALGCDCDRFLELWNLVFMQFYRDEHGTMTPLPKPSIDTGMGLERVAAVLQGKFNNFDCDLFTPIIDHVAALAGKKYHENRADDVSMRVIADHARATTFLVADGVLPSNEGRGYVLRRIMRRAIRYGRALGLSSFFPGVCALVTELMVHAYPHLGDTRELLAKVVTNEEQRFGETLDHGLNKLEQEIRRLKKAEGERAVIHGDFIFKLYDTYGFPVDIVRDIAIEKGIAFDEPGFAQAMEQQREQSRKSWKGSDVDHLEAGIIELGSRGLKAEFIGYATTHGVSTVEGIVNASGQLVHEAKAGETLRLFCAQTPFYAESGGQIGDQGEITWEDGRFVVSKTLAPVEGLILHEGQIAQGTLTTGTRVELQVADRRTDTALNHTATHLLQAAMKKVLGDHVKQAGSAVDHNRLRFDFTHFSPLTHGEICTIEQLVNAQIRRNTPVDTTLLGREQAIAEGATALFGEKYGEEVRVVRIGDFSKELCGGTHARMTGDIGLFKIVMETGIAAGVRRIEAVTGAGAIHWVQELARQANAISAVLSGPLDGAVDKIQGLLKRHKELEKQIAALNASMALSDLDQLLASSIELDGMRVVASRVPLDSPKTLREIGDKIRDRMQSGIIVLGGEFEGKAALLAMVSKDLTGRIKAGDLVNRAAVIVGGKGGGRPDMAQAGGPMPDKLDEAINSVASIIKGLAGI
- a CDS encoding YgaP family membrane protein, translated to MIITDWIHAIAGFFILISLALGVDSPNNPLFVSRYWLLLTAFVGANLLQFGFSKFCPLGLILKKLGVPEQR
- a CDS encoding MFS transporter, with translation MNRSPLALPNIRLFVMFRVLFNARFYYPVFTILFLDYGLSLEQFALLNTVWAFTIVLAEVPSGALADLLGRKRLLVTTSGLMIAEMALLAFVPLGNPQGIFLAFLANRILSGLAEALASGADEALAYDTLAAHGLAGEWPRVLEVQMRAQSIGYMFAMTLGAVVYDPGMVNRILGWVGWGGNVTQQMTMRYPVYLTLIFGLLALAVTLRMRDSAGRTRRSQSVSSLAALWELSRLTVRAGGWIVHTPLALAIILYAMTIDHTLRLIVTLTSKYYRLIDLPEASFGLIGSLVAVLGLFVPRLARGMVERFSPARNLLLLGGGSLVVLGGLTVFVPYLGVLPMVAVFVALTLTSFFTSHYLNEIAESHQRATVLSFKGLAFNAAYGGIGLVFAGLMQRLRDTTALLHPEWPAARIEDQAFRLTMGYFPWYLVIGLLLVSLLCLSRLRRHRGATGQ
- a CDS encoding EAL domain-containing protein, which produces MTLRSRIFLAYTVFFLVPLCVVFGGGGYLIASALTHREEARAQADMTVVRQLAETATQTVFTHTLRTTAENIRLVCQTLFHQHQSGRLTLDEAQRLALEALAAQRVGQQGTVLCIDSQGMLLRHPDTTRIRTRLDAAVFSRLQQLTADGYLEHQPGGQPPTALYRAAFPPWGWTILATCELGERQRMLPQILAAGTPATALPVDGRQSFLLSPSGVFWPPLFPEAAPTPEQRQALLSLAETMRRQQNGRITWTPPTALQGEEKTILFRHQPDNDLLAGVVVPSAALREPFAQFRRLALFFLLPLALVALGLAHLLARRLAAPLRQLARDLDANDQDQPPPSAADESTDELAHIVMACARLQAALEHHRRQLVEEQEACILVQRQLHQEIASRKEMEQKLLAENATRKSAENYLQLFKSIFDNAIEGIYITDPEGRILTVNQSFCKITGYQDAEVIGRNPSMLGYGDQGKAFYQGMWRNLRTMGAWSGEVWNQRKDGTVCPQWLSISVIRNDQQQITHYFAFFHDITELKRREKQISIMAYSDALTKLPNRAALERRLTKAIARASRNHLNLAVFFIDLDNFKNINDTLGHDKGDQVLIEVADRLSGTIRSEDTLSRLGGDEFILLSESIDNEQAVYTLASRILASLKQPIQLTPHTIYINASIGIALFPEDGQTTQELIKNADMAMYKAKSEGKNTFVLFTREMNEKLLNRVRTENAIRAGLKKREFSVFYQPKIDLASERPTSFEALARWHRNGVVIGPDQFIPIAEESGLIDEMSLYVLDEVCLFLGKLQGHNLRMLPISVNMSPRTFNNVQIVETIDAILGSHHIDHRLIEFEITETTAMKDVQHTLATMHRFRQRGIRFSIDDFGTGYSSLSHLSEMPVSTLKIDKRFIGADDPNSRSIVSTITAMSKQMQLKVVAEGVETSNQLQWLRQIGCNEVQGFYYSRPMPEEETLHYLQLRADSPSQDTTAVQSVTIH